The Vibrio sp. NTOU-M3 genomic sequence TGGCCAGATGTACAGCAAGATAAACGCCAAAACCATGCCAGCAATTGACGTTAGGATAGGCACCAAACGTTTACCACTGAAGAACGCCAATGCTTTTGGTAATTCAACGGAAGAATAACGGTTATAAATTTCTGCTGAGATAATACCAACGATAATACCGACAAACTGGTTGCTGATCTTATTGAACGCTGCTGGAACTTCGTCTGCGCTAACGCCAAGCAGCTGAGTTACTGAATCAGGGGATAGCAACGTGGTCAAAACCATAAAGCTAATAAAGCCAGCTAACGCTGCGGAACCATTCTTGTCTTTACTTAAGCCAAATGCGACACCGACGGCAAATAGGATGGCCATGTTGTCGATAATGGCGCCACCAGATTTGATCAAGAAAGCAGCTAATACATTATCCGCTCCCCAACCTGTTGGATCGAGCCAATAACCGATCCCCATTAATATTGCCGCTGCAGGCAGTGTGGCCACAGGGACCATCAGCGCCTTGCCGACTTTTTGCATATACCCAAGAATATTCATGTTTACCCCTAATGAATTATTTGTTTATTCATTTATTTTTCTAATGAGTAATAATATTGGTTTTGATTTTTACCCATCGCTAAATTAATAACGGCGCATATTTGAAACATTTTTCGCGCTGTAAACAAACGAAAGAAAGAGTAATATGGATTAAAATTTTTAATGCGTTAATGTCATGGCAAAACAACAATCACTTCTTAGAAATCTACACACATTCAATGTGGCATCACGAACACTCAGCTTTACGCTTGCAGCAAAAGAGCTTCACCTAACGCAAGGTGCAGTAAGCCATCGGATAAAAGTACTGGAATCAGAATTGGGTTTTAATTTGTTTGTTCGAGGCATTCGCAAATTAGAGTTGACCGAGGAAGGGAAACGATTTCAGGCCACCTTGTCTAGTTCATTAAATAAAATTTTTACTGAAATAAATGACATTAAATCGCTAGATGAGGGGGGGGAATTGAACATTGCGACCTCTCTCGGCTTTGCAAATGGTTGGTTGCTACCAAAGCTTGCAGACTTTAAAACACAATACCCCAAGTTCAATCTGAATATCTTTGCGCAGGAAAACAATCAAGACTTGGTCGAAAATAACATTGATGTTGCGATTTTTTATGCTTCGGAACATCATGCCAATATGCATCGTAAGCGCTTATTGAATGAAAAGTACATCCCAGTATGCAGCCCACAATATGCTGAAGAATTAGGTTTATATAAAAAAGGATTAGAGTCACTCCATGAGGTGAACTTTATTCATGCTTTAGGCTCGGAAGTGTGGCAACAATGGGTTGAGCACATGAAACTAAAGGTGGACGTATTTAAGCATTCATACAGCGTAAGTTATCGTGAAATGGGGATCACATGTGCCCGCAATCATCTGGGTGTTGCAATGGGGCGATATCAATTTGTAAAGCCTCTTATTGAATCAGGCGAGTTAGTTTCCCCTTATCCTTATATGGATACGGAGCTAGGTTATGATGTGATGTACCCAGTGGGTGCGGACGGAAGACCTAAGGTGAAGGTATTTATTAACTGGTTAGAGGAACAACTTAGTTAATTTTGATATTTGATAGTACAAAAGCGAATTTTGTAACCTTATAACCCTGACTCATAATGATTTAGAAATTTAA encodes the following:
- a CDS encoding LysR substrate-binding domain-containing protein — encoded protein: MAKQQSLLRNLHTFNVASRTLSFTLAAKELHLTQGAVSHRIKVLESELGFNLFVRGIRKLELTEEGKRFQATLSSSLNKIFTEINDIKSLDEGGELNIATSLGFANGWLLPKLADFKTQYPKFNLNIFAQENNQDLVENNIDVAIFYASEHHANMHRKRLLNEKYIPVCSPQYAEELGLYKKGLESLHEVNFIHALGSEVWQQWVEHMKLKVDVFKHSYSVSYREMGITCARNHLGVAMGRYQFVKPLIESGELVSPYPYMDTELGYDVMYPVGADGRPKVKVFINWLEEQLS